GAACAGGCTCAGCGGTGTCCCGTCGTATATACATTCAAGCAAGGCGAAGGCGTCTTCGCGGATCTTCGAGCCCCGCTCCGAACTGGCCGTCAGCGCTTCGGAAAGGCGGCCTTCGGACCTGCGCGCGAGTTCCCCGGCTGCTTCCGGGGATACGTCGTACCGCTCGATCAACGCCGATTTCACCTCGTCCTCCCGCAACCGCGTAAGAAAAACGGGTTGGCAACGGGACACGATGGTCGGCAGCAGCCTCCCGGACCGGGACGCGGTCAGAATGAGCATCAGGGATCCCGGCGGCTCTTCGAGCGTCTTGAGCAGCGCGTTCGAGGCCGCGGCGTTCATTCGGTCCGCCGCGACGATGACCGCCACCTTCCTCCGTCCTTCGTAGGGCTTGGCCGATGCTTCCCTGCGCAGCGACCGGACATCCTCCACGGAAAGCATGTCGTTCATTCCGAACGGCGGGGCGCCGTAAGGGTCTTCGGCCAGCCGGACGGCCAGGCCCTGCCTCCGCTCCTCCCGGGCGTTCGCGCGGCCGGACGAGCCCTCGCCGTGGCCGGACGAGCCCCCGCGCTGGCCGGAAGACCGATCCGGGGGCGAGGCGGATGAAGAGGGGATCAGGAGGTGCAGATCGGGGTGCTGGAGCGCGCGAATCCGCCGGCAATGGCGGCACGGGCCGCGCGGGCCATGCTGATCTTGCTGACCAGGCTGGCCAGGCTGACCGCAGGGCTCCCCGGGCCCGTATTCGCAGTTGACCGCGCAGGCGAGCTCGATGGCCAATGCCTCGGCGCCCACGCCGGGCGGCCCGGAGAACAGGTACCCGTGGGCCAGGCGGTCCTGTTTTACGGCCTCCATGAGCCGTTGCCGCTGCTTCTCGTGACCTATAACGCGATCGAAAGCCATATTATGGACGGTTCATCGGTCTGGGCGGACCACGTAGTGTACCCTGTTGGACCGCTCCGACGCTTCCTGGAAACCGAAACCGTCGAATGCGCCGAGTACCTGATAGCCCGATTGCCGGCAGATCTCCGCCAACCGGGCCACGGGATAGATCCGCTGTTCGTGGCGTTCCCGGGTGGAAAACCGCTTCCCGCCACGGTGGAAGGTTAACTGGAATTCATTGACCTGCACGCGCGACTCGGGGACATACTCACAGCGCCGGACATAGGAGTAATCCCCGTTGCTTTCCTGGTCGACCTGGTTATGGAAGTACCTGCGCGAGTTGATTTCAGTGCAGACGTCGAATACGAAAAGGCCGCCGTTGTTCAGCATCCTGCGCAACCCATTCATCATGGCGGCGATGTCAGCTTCGTCCATGATATAGTTGATGCTGTCGTACAGGCACAACACCGCGTCATAACTTCCCGAAACGGGCATGTCTACCATGTCGCCGGCCTGGAACGCGATGGACCGGCGGCCGTCCAGGGCTTTCTGCCTGGCGACGGCGATCATGCTCTCCGACCGGTCCATGCCCGTCATCCGGTATCCGCGGTCATCGAGGATACACGCCATGACGCCGGTACCGCAGGCCAGTTCAAGGATGTCCTTCGGCGTCGCCCCGAACCGTTCGAATATCGACTGGATGTAGTCCGCCCACCGATCGTAGTCCACGTGGCGCATCACGTGATCGTATATCGGGGCCAACTGGTTGTAGGGAAGCTCCGGATCAGCCGGGTGGGTTTTCCTGTGGCGCATGCGCAAGGGATTTCGCGTCCGGGCGGGCGTTCATCAACAAGCTTCGAAGCCTG
The window above is part of the Gemmatimonadota bacterium genome. Proteins encoded here:
- a CDS encoding class I SAM-dependent methyltransferase, which gives rise to MRHRKTHPADPELPYNQLAPIYDHVMRHVDYDRWADYIQSIFERFGATPKDILELACGTGVMACILDDRGYRMTGMDRSESMIAVARQKALDGRRSIAFQAGDMVDMPVSGSYDAVLCLYDSINYIMDEADIAAMMNGLRRMLNNGGLFVFDVCTEINSRRYFHNQVDQESNGDYSYVRRCEYVPESRVQVNEFQLTFHRGGKRFSTRERHEQRIYPVARLAEICRQSGYQVLGAFDGFGFQEASERSNRVHYVVRPDR